Proteins encoded within one genomic window of Brassica rapa cultivar Chiifu-401-42 chromosome A09, CAAS_Brap_v3.01, whole genome shotgun sequence:
- the LOC103839712 gene encoding ABC transporter B family member 7, translated as MEEKAKRITNGDGGNQKVAFYKLFTFADRYDIILMAVGTISAMANGLAQPIMSVLIGKIINVFGFSDHDHMVKEVSKVAVKFLYLAVYACVVSFLQVSCWMVTGERQSARIRGLYLKTILRQDIGFFDTETNTGEVIGRMSGDTILIQESMGEKVGKFIQLISTFFGGITVACIIGRRLTVALIPCIPLIVATGGAMALIMSKMAGRGQLAYAEAENVIEQAVGSIRTVVAFTGEKQATQKYEKKLEIAYKSMVQQGLFSGLGLGIMMVVSYCTYGIAIWYGAWLIMEKGYTGGQVMNVIFAILSGGMSLGQTLPSLNAFAAGQAAAYKMFETIRTKPKIDAYSMTGKVLDEIKGDIELKDIYFRYPARPDMQIFAGFSLVVPNGTTVALVGQSGSGKSTVISLIERFYDPESGEVLIDGIDLKKLQLRWIRSKIGLVSQEPILFATTIRENIVYGKEDASDEEIRTAVKLASATRFVDKLPQGLDTMVGDHGTQLSGGQKQRLAIARAILKNPKILLLDEATSALDAESERTVQDALVKLMSSRTTIVVAHRLTTIRTANMIAVVQQGKIIEKGTHEEMIQDPEGAYSQLVCLQEVSKKGGVEELELRENISVSHNQTDFGLPRPINLNQTKETHENKSSTENKASKKRKKVSLRRLAHLNKPEIPVLLAGSLAAAVHGIVYPVQGLLMSSTIKIFFEPSDQLRKDSHFWAIIFVLLGLTDLIVVPFQNYLFAIAGGRLIKRIRSLSFDKVIHQEISWFDNTANSSGVIGARLSTDAAAVKSIVGDALALIMQNIATVIAALIIAFAANWILAIVILLMTPIIVLQGYFQTKCITGFSANAKEKYEEASQVASDAVSSIRTVASFCAEDKVMDLYQQKCEAPKKQGVRLGLVSGSGYGISFLALYCINSLCFYVGSWLIQKRMATFGEFFQVFFALTMTALAVSQTSAMAPDRNKAKDSAASIFEILDSKPKIDSSSNKGTVLPIVHGHIEFQHVSFRYPTRPDIQIFSDLSLQENIGILREKIVGMSSE; from the exons ATGGAGGAGAAAGCAAAGAGGATCACGAATGGAGACGGAGGCAATCAGAAAGTAGCGTTTTACAAGCTTTTCACGTTTGCAGATCGATACGACATCATTTTAATGGCTGTTGGGACTATCTCCGCCATGGCCAACGGCCTAGCTCAGCCGATTATGTCAGTACTCATAGGCAAAATCATTAACGTCTTTGGCTTCTCTGATCACGATCACATGGTTAAAGAAGTCTCCAAG GTTGCTGTGAAGTTTCTTTACCTTGCAGTCTACGCGTGCGTTGTGTCTTTCCTGC AGGTCTCATGTTGGATGGTAACTGGGGAGCGTCAGTCCGCCAGAATTCGAGGGCTATACCTCAAAACAATATTAAGACAAGATATTGGCTTTTTTGACACCGAGACAAACACCGGTGAAGTCATCGGAAGAATGTCCGGGGACACCATTCTTATTCAAGAGTCCATGGGAGAAAAG gtTGGGAAATTTATACAGCTAATATCAACATTCTTTGGTGGAATCACAGTCGCTTGTATAATTGGCAGACGCCTCACAGTAGCTCTTATTCCATGCATTCCATTGATCGTGGCCACTGGTGGTGCAATGGCCTTGATCATGTCCAAAATGGCTGGTCGTGGCCAACTCGCTTATGCGGAAGCTGAAAATGTAATAGAACAAGCTGTTGGGTCGATTAGAACA GTCGTGGCATTCACCGGAGAGAAACAAGCAACCCAAAAATATGAGAAGAAGCTCGAGATTGCCTATAAATCTATGGTTCAACAAGGGCTCTTCTCGGGTCTAGGCCTTGGAATAATGATGGTTGTAAGTTATTGTACATATGGTATTGCCATTTGGTACGGTGCTTGGCTGATAATGGAGAAGGGATATACTGGAGGTCAAGTCATGAACGTGATTTTCGCAATTTTGAGTGGAGGAAT GTCGTTGGGGCAGACATTACCTTCTCTTAACGCTTTCGCGGCCGGACAAGCCGCAGCCTACAAAATGTTTGAGACTATAagaacaaaaccaaagatagatGCTTATAGCATGACTGGTAAGGTTTTGGACGAGATTAAAGGAGACATCGAACTTAAAGACATTTATTTTCGATATCCAGCAAGACCTGACATGCAGATCTTTGCTGGATTTTCGCTGGTTGTACCAAATGGCACAACCGTGGCTTTGGTTGGGCAGAGTGGAAGCGGAAAATCAACAGTGATCAGTCTGATTGAGAGGTTCTATGATCCGGAATCCGGAGAAGTTTTAATTGATGGAATTGATTTAAAGAAGCTTCAGTTAAGATGGATCAGAAGCAAGATTGGTTTAGTAAGCCAAGAGCCTATACTTTTCGCAACCACAATCAGGGAGAACATTGTTTATGGGAAAGAAGATGCATCCGATGAAGAAATTAGAACCGCGGTCAAGCTGGCCAGTGCTACTAGGTTTGTCGACAAACTGCCGCAG GGGTTGGACACAATGGTAGGAGATCACGGGACACAATTATCTGGTGGACAGAAGCAGAGGCTCGCGATTGCTAGGGCCATATTGAAAAACCCTAAAATCTTGCTTCTTGATGAAGCAACAAGTGCTTTAGATGCGGAATCAGAACGAACAGTTCAGGACGCTCTTGTTAAGCTAATGTCAAGCCGGACAACCATCGTGGTGGCTCATCGGCTTACCACTATTAGAACTGCGAACATGATCGCCGTTGTGCAGCAGGGCAAAATCATCGAGAAAG GAACTCACGAGGAGATGATTCAAGATCCCGAGGGAGCGTATTCACAGCTTGTTTGTCTACAAGAAGTATCAAAGAAAGGAGGAGTGGAGGAACTGGAGCTGCGTGAGAATATATCCGTTAGCCACAACCAAACCGATTTTGGTTTACCGAGACCGATTAatttgaaccaaaccaaagaAACCCACGAGAATAAGTCTTCCACGGAGAACAAAGCGTCCAAGAAACGCAAGAAAGTATCGTTGAGACGGCTTGCTCACCTCAACAAACCAGAGATTCCGGTTTTGTTGGCCGGTTCATTGGCTGCAGCGGTTCACGGTATTGTGTACCCGGTCCAAGGGTTGCTTATGTCTAGCACCATCAAGATATTCTTCGAGCCTTCAGATCAACTACGTAAAGATTCACATTTCTGGGCTATCATCTTCGTCTTGCTCGGTTTAACGGATCTGATCGTGGTTCCGTTTCAAAACTATCTGTTCGCTATAGCTGGAGGAAGACTTATCAAACGCATTAGATCATTATCTTTTGATAAAGTTATTCACCAGGAGATTAGTTGGTTTGATAATACCGCAAATTCTAG TGGCGTGATTGGAGCAAGATTGTCTACAGATGCTGCGGCAGTGAAGAGTATAGTGGGTGATGCTTTGGCGTTGATAATGCAAAATATAGCGACTGTAATCGCTGCATTGATTATAGCGTTTGCCGCTAATTGGATATTAGCTATAGTCATCCTTCTTATGACACCAATTATAGTGCTTCAGGGATACTTTCAGACCAAGTGTATAACCGGATTTAGCGCAAACGCAAAA GAAAAATACGAAGAAGCAAGTCAGGTGGCAAGTGATGCGGTGAGCAGCATAAGAACGGTTGCATCATTCTGTGCAGAGGATAAAGTGATGGATCTGTACCAACAGAAATGCGAGGCACCAAAGAAACAAGGTGTCCGGTTAGGACTTGTGAGCGGTTCGGGCTACGGTATCTCATTCTTGGCTCTCTACTGCATCAACTCCTTATGTTTTTACGTTGGTTCCTGGTTGATTCAGAAGAGGATGGCCACGTTTGGAGAATTCTTTCAG GTTTTCTTTGCGTTAACTATGACCGCACTAGCAGTGTCTCAAACGAGTGCTATGGCACCTGATAGAAACAAAGCCAAAGACTCTGCTGCTTCTATTTTCGAGATACTTGATAGTAAACCGAAAATTGATTCGAGTTCCAACAAGGGGACAGTGTTACCAATTGTGCACGGTCATATCGAGTTTCAACACGTCAGTTTCCGGTATCCGACACGACCAGATATTCAGATTTTTAGTGActtatcactacaagaaaacatcgggatactgagggaaaaaatcgtcggtatgtcgtcggaataa